AGATGGGGAATGTCAACCATTTTCGACGAAAACGGTCGAATTCATGGATTTTTAATCTCGAACGGATCCTCTTAAGTTTACTGGTGAAATCACTTCTATATctgattattttgaattttgtgaacTTTACCAACTTTTTCATGTGCTTGTATCCTGCATGAATGTTGTTTGACAAAATAGTGAGcagaaagtaaaagaaaaaggatgtATAGAGCTAGAAAAacagtaaaaaaataaagaggaaagtATTCATATGGAAGGTAAGTGGCTCCAAGCTAATAGAATTAATGATCTTTTTATTATGAAACCTATGATAAACTCACAGAATATCTGTGTGTCTTTGCTTCTATTATATATGCATAAACATCATAAATCCTGTCGTTCTGTATTTGATTGTTAGTTTCTCTCTAGGTTTCTATTCAAAAATATGTTGCTCATCTTGAGGTTCTGTTTTCTATAAGACCTACAAATTGCAATCATACAGTAGTTCATCACTGTGTATTTTTGCAAAATCAATATCTCAGAGTGCAAAGAGTAAGAGAGGTTGTACTGTTTATACTTCATGAACTATAATGTGCTACTCCGGATGATTAAATGATCATTTCCTTACCTCAACCAGGTTTTGCAGACATGTTCTCATCCTTCTTTGAATGAATCCTCGAGTGGTCTGTTTGATGCAGAATATAAGCATAAGATGTTAATAGCTGTAATGCTATCACGCTTAGAAGGGTTTTTACCTACACATGATTTTTCACAAATGCATAAAAGTTCAGAAGGTTCCACACTGTCTTGTCTAGCCTTTTGCCTTCAATATGGCGTGAAGTGATATCTGTGAATGCCATGATAAAAAGGTAAATATCAGGCCAACTCCAATTCCAAGATTTAGAGAAGGCAGGTGAACACTAATATATGCATCTTCTGAGCTTACAAGTAGACCTCTTCTCTTCATTAATGTCTTATTCAAATCACTACTCATGTTTAGGCAAAGTTGAAGTAATATAAATACTTTTCTTTTACCCCTATCAATGTTTTCATTTATTTGAGAGAAACAGTAATTTGCATAGACGTGTGAGTTGTTAATAGAAAATACCAAATCCTCCGTTTGTGCTCAAGACATTGTCACATACTATTATACTAACGGCTGAAATATGaatcaagaaaaacatttatgacttcacaaaatacaaaatcaaatttctCATCTTGGGTCAAAATTATGTATTTGTGATCAAACATTTTTGCACCGTTCAATTATTATCCACTAATTGTATGTCACCTAGCATTTCAAAGTTTTTTGGATCCTTTAAAATTCGTGTATAATTCAGAACCATAAAGGTTCAAAACATCGTTAAAGTCACGCAATTATGTTGCGTTTGACTgagattttttcattattaatcaaacatttcaagtttgaattcatgcgaatggaaaaaaaaaattatgttggaAGTGCTACACTaaaaaatgaatcaagtaaTGTGTGAATTTAGTTGactctaatataaataatgaaCATTTAGTGAAAAACTAAAGATTAACAACCTATAGAAATAGtcacttttaattttatgtagATTTCACAAAACTTTATTCAGTCTTTTTGATTTGTATCTTAATAGGTTTTGTAACTTctaacatattataatttatttctttgtttattcTACCTCATTATGTCTTATAAGTTATAACTCATGTAATTTATCGATTATTTATCTATTCAATTAAATATTCTCATTATCTTTATATTCATTGCAAAGAAGTTACGATGACGATCTATAAAGCCAAGTAGACATGCTGATTTGACAAACAATTAAGTTGCTTCTATGAAGCTTCACAAGCATTGTCACATACTATTATATTAACGGCTGGAAATTCTTATTTGAATGCATAAAATATGaaacaagaaaaacatttatgactttacaaaatacaaaatcaaatttcCCATCTTAgagtcaaaattatatatttgtcttCAAAACATTTTTGCACCGTTTAATTATTATCCACTAATTGCATGCCACCTAGCATTCCATGTTTTTTTTTGGATCCTTTAAGATTTCGTGTATAATTCAGAACCATAGAGGTTCAAAACATGGTTTAAAATCACACAATTATGTTGCGATGATCGGGACTGCTTCAATCTTAACCAAACGTTTCGAGTTTGAATCCATGcaaatgaaaaaagaatatgTTGAAAACGCTACGCTCAAAAATGAATCAGGTAATGAGTGAATTTAGTTGACTCTAATACAAATAATGAACAtctaatgaaaatttaaaaaattaacaacCTATAACAATAGTCACGTAAATTTCACAAAACTTTATTCAGTTGTTTTGATTAAGTATCTTAATTTGATTATACACGAAATTTATGATGCAAAAATACATgtgagaaaaagaaaagttcaaactccaaaattgaaaaaaaaaataatcaattgatcAAAAGGGCACCACTTGGCATATAGATATGATCAAGATTACAATGATAGACCCTACATGAAGAGAAAGAACCACTAGAATAGTAGATACAGATCTCCAAACTGATgggataaataaataaaataaaatacgaaaacggatataaatgataaagttaTCTTCGTATTATGTATAGATTACAACAAAGAGACGTTTAGTAACAACAAACTTTTTCTCTTTACGGacaatatatattatcataaatacgTTTAGCAGCACTTGTGTTAATATGTATCACTATATTCAGAATCACTAAAACATTTAACAATATTAATATAGAGTGTTGGTTACAAATACTCTAATTTATTATTGCCGTAAAAATTCATTATATGTTGTAGTTATATCATCTTTAAATTAAGGCACACCCTTCGAACGCAACACTATTCGATCTATATTATgagactttttttaaaaaaataaaatatgtggaccattaaaaaaacaagaagaatcttACTTctatttttcaagtaaaaaaaaattgaaaaaaaaaacaaaatccaataaaaagaagaagaaaaacaatcaaaagCTAGCAAATacaattgtgtggctctaaatTTGCCTCTTCATTACCACTCAAAATATAAACCAAACATAAAAGGCTACAAAAATTACAACAACAACCTACCTTCATAAACCACACAAAAAAATCTTATAACATAAGCTCAAAAAACCCCTTAGCTCCATTATCATCACTTCTATATTCAAGAATATTATTTACTACTAGTAGTcctaagaaaaaaagaaaaaaggttaTTTGAATGGCAATTACAAGTTCAATTGCAACAACTTCATTTTCTTCATGTGTTAGTGGTGAAGATTATGGTATGTTTATGAAGAAAGTGCAACCATTAATGAATGTTAAATTTGGAAAGGCAGTGAGATCAAGGATAATGATGGGTAATGTTAATGATGGAAAAGGATTATTTGCACCAATTGTTGTTATCACAAGGAATATTGTTGGCAAAAAAAGATTCAATCAACTTAGGGGCAAAGCTATTGCTTTACACTCTCAGGTAATTTATCATTTACTCGATATCCGTTAGTATCCATCAGTATAGATATCGTATAACTTTAAATATCCATCGAGTACATATGAGCAGAAATCATTttgtttttgaagaaattttatgtttttttcattcataaaattGTCTACTAACAATTTTTATCTTTGCTTATATTGTTTTTGGGTAGATTTAGTCTTTTTTTAgtgttgatattattgaatATGATCTATGAAAGTTCTAATTTGGGGATAAAGTCAGTAAAAATATCAAAGTTATTTGGTGAAAAATGATGAATTGTAaattaatttcaacatttaaACATTATGTAATGTTCAAATTGAGAATTAGATGTATAATTTTAGTCTATTTGGACTGATTTTGGATTTATGGCAAGAATTTTGAGGTGTTAtgtatttaaaatcattaattcttaatttaatttaatattaagtCTAAGCAAAGAGGTTTTAGTTCTCAAAATTCTAATATTATTGTTCTAAACAAGTAGGTTATGCTTTTCAGTGTTGGATTTGACTAATAAATGTCatgtaatattaaatttatttcattttactttttcaaaagtaaacttgaaaaaaagtaaacaaaCTCATACAATTCATAAAAGATTTCAAAGAGGACAATTTGTTAGAATATTTCTCAAGTTAAATGTGGTATTTGAGTCTCCAAAAAGGATAAAGGCCTAGAGGTCACAATTTCAATGGTAATATCAACCACCCATAGTAGTGATGGGCTTGTAGGTAAAACCCCCCACCCCACTACCCCACTCTTCTTCTTACCTAGAGGTCTGAAGTACGAGCACCAGAAATGAAATCGCCTTGGGTTGGGACCACGCGCTTTATCTCTAAAAGTGGAACTTTCGAACACGAATCTGCTAGAGTAGTTGGTTACCAATTGCAAATATTCTTAACTAGATGTCTGGAGTTCGAGTCTTGAAAATGAAATTCCCTTTGATAgggaccattttacccctaaagAGGAACTTCCAACACTAGTCCACTAGATTAGTCGGGTACCCACCGTAAATACCTCTCCCCCTATTGTGCAGTTCGAGTCTTTGAGAATGAAGTCACCTTTGATAGGAACCATTAGATTATTAAACCCTAAGGGGGAACTTCCCGGTGCGGAAACCAAAGCTAAAGTTGATGGTATTTGTTTGATCAGGTAATCACAGAGTTTTGCAAGTCAATAGGAGCAGATCAGAAGCAAAGGCAAGGATTAATTCGATTGGCAAAGAAGAATGGTGAAAAACTTGGATTTCTTGCTTGATGGATGGCACATAATTAATCATTATTGCCATGTGTTATGATCAAATAGCTATAGCCTCTTTTATGTAATTGAGACAAATCAATCAGATACAActttaattatatgtattattcaaacatatatatatgtgcttTGTAGTCTAGAAAATGTTGTCTTcatgatttcaatttttaacttttcactCGAAATTGGTTAAGTATTAAACTTAAATTGTCACGTGGAAGAggaatttaaattaaaagaccTAAGAAATAAATTTCTTTAACGTCTAGGTTTTGGTGAACGAAGGCACATTATACCCGTATTTGAgagacataatatataaacagaCCTTAGCTAACAATTCTACtatcataaaattaaacaaataaacatacGTAGAAAAACTCACACAATTTGGGATGTTTAACCATGTGAGTCTACGCGTTCAACTTTACTTTATGATAATTTAAGTAAATACTTGTGCATTTCTATCTACGTTCCTCCAAAATTCTATTATACAAGCACTAAAGAGGCTCATTTTGAAGCATTAAATTACCCAATGAATCGACTAAGCTTTCTCCCATGGAGTCTACTTGAGATATAAAGTGATACCACATAAATAACAAACATCAGAACAAAATCTTTAATGCAATACATCGAAACATACATCAAGTTCGAATAAATTTCAATAAGATCAAAATTTGCAGCAGACAAGCGCAAAAAAGTGCTGATCGTACAATTTCAGTATTGGTAAAGAGCTTAAGGAGAGTGGTGTTAATTCCACACGATAAAGAAATTTCACACAGTATATCGGCTCTTAGCTGACCTCTCTCTTTTAGAATCATCCTGCAAtgaccaaaataatatgttgaTTAAGAAAGAACGAACATCAAGAGGAAAGATAAAAGACCATTAAATTTGCAAGAGTTGTAAGTGATGAGAGGGAAGTTACATGGAAACTATAGGATATCTTTTCGGCATCAATGATCTCTTTCCACTTCCTACCAATGCCCATCTACAACATAGAACAAACCAGTTATTTATAAAATGCAAAACCATGGAGCATCACGCCAGGAGGCAAAACAATTCCTCAGACTACAGAGATGTTAGAAGACCAAAAAAAGGCATACATACGTGATTACAGACAATAAAAGGGAATAATATACTAAAGAGACCTGAAAAACCCCTAGTTGAGCAATGTAAAAGAATTTCAATTCTACGTTTAGTAGGATTACTAAACGGAGAATGACGAATACTTGGGGAAAACATTCAAATTATACCATCTTGGGTTTAGTATCAATATGCTAATTTCATTCATCAAGAGAAGTTAATGCATAGCAAAACTATCACAGCACAATTTGGTACTTAAGCAATCAGAATGTTGTCCCTTCCTCAGTTTACTATCATCAGATGATACCGGTTTCACCACAGTAATCCAGGCTGTTGAGTTATATAGTTCTTACATGGATCATGGGAGGGCATCCAAAGGGTTAAATGAAAGACATGAGCTACTTCACTCATCTCTTTGATCTTGGGCTACTTCACCAATGACCTAAAGAGTTAATGGTTGGATACTCAAATTGTTTGACATGGTATCAAAACTTAACCTTCAACAAAAACTCATATCTCACTCTTGTACATCAGATGGTGCAGTGTTAATAGTGTTTCACATGGGAAGTaattagaaagaaaattataaaatctttAGCTACATCACCCATAGCTAAATCTTCATGCTTCGACTTAagaatttaaagatcctttgaATCATATACGCGCTATAAAACATGACCACACAATAATTTAGATTTCAAGACACATTTTAAGGGGTTTAAAGAAGAGCTCAAAGCAGAAAGTTAAATAACATGAACAAAGCCATAGAGAAAGGAGATACCAATACAAGCAGCAAAAAAAACATCTGCCGGGAATGGTTAAAGAACAAACGAAGAGAAATATTAAGGACCTCCATGCCAGGAAAAAGAATAAATGTTTCTGATTGggtaatttaaattatatatttaataatcaaCACCAGTGTTTCGTCCATAGGACGGAATGGGAAAAGGCATTTTCTCTTGATCTCAAATTTGGTGCTCAAATAAAGTCGCTTTTCCAGCtcttaaccaaaaaaaaaaaaaaatgaagatagGTCATATCAGcattaagaaaaattttaaCGCAGCACAAGaccatataaattgaaaatgaaagagaaaagtCATCAAAATTCCTGCAAATGTATCTGTTTCAAGTACTCTGGTATatcattttctt
The nucleotide sequence above comes from Solanum pennellii chromosome 9, SPENNV200. Encoded proteins:
- the LOC107029202 gene encoding protein PROTON GRADIENT REGULATION 5, chloroplastic; the protein is MAITSSIATTSFSSCVSGEDYGMFMKKVQPLMNVKFGKAVRSRIMMGNVNDGKGLFAPIVVITRNIVGKKRFNQLRGKAIALHSQVITEFCKSIGADQKQRQGLIRLAKKNGEKLGFLA